The sequence below is a genomic window from Armatimonadota bacterium.
ACAAGCCCTCCCACGACTTTGCGGCAGCTTTCTCTTCTTTCTGCTTTTGATACGCGGCATCGCGAATTGCTGCGATTTGCTGGTCTTTTGCCTTTGCATGAGCCCAGTCTTGAAGAGTGGTGCCCTCGATGATTCTTAGCGTGAGTGACTGGCCAGTGAATTGCCGAATGGCATTCTCAATTGCCATCTTGTGTTCAGATGTTGTCATGTTGCCGCTTAGATGGAACAAGCCGGGAGCAAATCCGACGACGAACTGCCCTTCATCTATTATTATTGGAACGGAATTCTCAAGGGCTTCCCATAGCGTCCGGTGCATTACTTTAAGCTTGACATGATCAACTACCTTGTTCCATACAGTTCGTATATCGATTTGGGTTTGCATGGCCAAACCTCCTTGATTGCGTTGGTAAAGATACGAATATTAGTCGTAATTAGTATGCCCGTACCTGCCAAAGTATATAGAAGCATAGATGGAAAGTCAAGATTTAAATCTTGACCATCTCTCGTTTTGGAAAATACGCAAAAGTTAAAGATGGCAGGTTATGTTGCAAAAGCCTGCCATCCCGAAATGTTTATATGCCATAAAGACAGAGTGTTGCAAGGTCAAAAGAAATTTACAATTCCCACCCTTTTCTATATGGCGTATTGATAAACCTGTCTGCTTTCGGACAGTTAATCGCTCTCATATTCTCTGAATCCCAGTAGATTGGCTCGCGCGTGAGAAGTGCTAAGTTGCCAAGCAAGCATAATTCAGTGAGACCAGCGGCGTAATCGAAATTTGACATAGCTGGCTCTCCACCTTTACATGCCCGAATCCACTCTGCATGGTGTCCTGGCGAACGAGGCAACGTAGGCTCAGGTTTTTGGAAGTTTGCAAACTTCTCAGCTGGAAGCAGTTCACAAGCTCCGCCGCCATCACCTGGTGCGTACATTATTCCGTTATCACCAATTATTGCAACGCCGCTCCCAGGAAGCTCTTCTTGCCCAATAATACTTGGCGAAGGTTTTAGACCACCGTCGTACCATTTCAAACGCAGAGGGGGCATACTACCTCTTGCTGGGAATGTATAGCGGATTATGGACTGCTTTGGGTATGATTCGCTTGTCATCTCTTTTACGACCTCGGCTTCTACAGATATTGGGTTGTCAAGCTTAAGACCCATATAAACCATGTTTAAAGTATGGCAACCCATATCCCCTAGGGCTCCTGTGCCGAAGTCAATCCATCCTCTCCATTTGAATGGATGGTAGCACGGATGGTATGGTCGTTTGGGTGCGGGTCCAAGGAAAAGATCCCAGTGAATCTCTTTTGGAACCGGTGGAGTCTCACTTGGGCGATTTATTCCCTGCGGCCAAATTGGACGGTTCGACCATACATGCACTTCGCGGACAGGGCCAATAGCACCGGCTTGTAGGATCTCGACACCCTCACGGAGTGCGTTGCTTGCTGTGCCTTGGTTGCCCATTTGCGTTGCAACTTTATATTTGCGGGCGGTTTCGCGCATAAGCCTAGCTTCGTAAATCGAATGGGTCAGCGGCTTCTCGCAGTAGACGTGTTTACCCATTCTCATTGCCATGATCGAAGCGTGGGCATGGGTGTGGTCTGGCGTGCTCACAACAACGGCATCAATCTGCTTTTCCATCTCGTCGAGCAATCTGCGGAAATCATAATATACCTTTGCTTTTGGAAAACGATCTGCGGGAATGCGTGTTTCGTCTATGTCGCAAAGTGCAACTATATTTTCGCTGGCGACGTTATTGAGATTATCACCACCTTTGCCGCCGCTCCCAATTATAGCAATGTTTAGCTTCTCATTCTCACTGTAGCCAAATGCCAGCCGACTCTCGCGAAGGAAAAGAAAGCCTGCTCCTGAGGCTGCTGTGCCTTTAAGAAAATCCCTT
It includes:
- a CDS encoding Gfo/Idh/MocA family oxidoreductase, coding for MKNRITRRDFLKGTAASGAGFLFLRESRLAFGYSENEKLNIAIIGSGGKGGDNLNNVASENIVALCDIDETRIPADRFPKAKVYYDFRRLLDEMEKQIDAVVVSTPDHTHAHASIMAMRMGKHVYCEKPLTHSIYEARLMRETARKYKVATQMGNQGTASNALREGVEILQAGAIGPVREVHVWSNRPIWPQGINRPSETPPVPKEIHWDLFLGPAPKRPYHPCYHPFKWRGWIDFGTGALGDMGCHTLNMVYMGLKLDNPISVEAEVVKEMTSESYPKQSIIRYTFPARGSMPPLRLKWYDGGLKPSPSIIGQEELPGSGVAIIGDNGIMYAPGDGGGACELLPAEKFANFQKPEPTLPRSPGHHAEWIRACKGGEPAMSNFDYAAGLTELCLLGNLALLTREPIYWDSENMRAINCPKADRFINTPYRKGWEL